One segment of Anastrepha obliqua isolate idAnaObli1 chromosome 3, idAnaObli1_1.0, whole genome shotgun sequence DNA contains the following:
- the LOC129240758 gene encoding uncharacterized protein LOC129240758 isoform X2: MASSTSIHPVVESDYHKDTAPLTQLQHQHVRRFHHQSVYNSSFASTNDMTQTVASVPGNGNSGNVSAFTQIPFVQIHTTDVQPQSAFNSTRFRRSATSSHEEIKAEPIKSENAEGAKERINATPTPPGSAQQTSENNTTKSLIQNEKDICAKKKKANLDARSKNANVSNIEDSTICSSEDTSHALPAIHKCHHCAFISLCESGLQLHVDAMHQVNFQMCANSVKRPSIQCPGCENVFYAFTVMEIHLREDHLMAEQDIIVLLRALKNKSQVTEHTTSTNNLKTTDEASPTEISMNGMNGTQRRSRIYLKNVECLREPHRDPIEQQDNLITDSLFHFENDDCNTLVNIGSISMEEQDLIGMLTNSEPTYHNKSGNSDTERMSPAVDENKSRNPPKQKISIKSVDVLREPALVRRDYEMQSFDDFINVCSDLNLHVANNSETNNVEVNDARDNHDNVQFNNYPVVSNREPLLGTTSDTVIADFANDYDKPRRPKIYIKNVDILKEPMTFSNNINAPNLTESTSNVMNFNFMQPTLPQIATSYLETVDNLNATVPTFNGGMSQIPLGTISDQYLFESAGSNFLVNTTSSASADNYAYGNEPNSESFLMESSRFTITPNTITPIITEPTPPPPPMGTSMVNTSNCTGETPPAHHSTALINVQKQKIFIKNVDILKEPQFQEPRGLLHLRTVDELNLMNRREVENLIAPNLEGNQTNMAEEEINDSFTKLKKANGESQSTVENCNDSNAIEAISYGCEGFKLNEFSTPNSWHDDYDLGEDIREIITSTMAPNLPTSQKIIHDLDTPQVSLISIPDMEELTVANVGVNGGTVLAEGEETALATGVVQQQNNTNFTFECEASTVDIIQEPVCSADNPSADPVTVCNDTLPEMQKEHEPMGVCQLTSTPEVLKQERLNPAPPVEKSDKVPSQKNYLINFGDIPPLTPMSTATCTINTSANTATSIVATSGLPVPPLVPMLSTIQMSKTVTATNTGSTTSTPAERGRIYVANNLMQAPSATLLLQTSTASSIATTNQQGKQQTKTPIAVSVMGGTSVRGRPFGSNRTGITKLRKQPLNGDGAGVYLKCTVAGCVFRFKKSSTLEYHMRCHSNDSSPPSKACPECKGSFTNWNSLHTHLWRTHKIDMELYSCELCSFKTPIYSRLLNTHSKIHYDERNYKCDQCEKAFKNTKQLKNHRRWHRNHNKATSTSATTKREQPRKDDAITSESQDPASAAAATTSVPTRNFHRCKDCDAVFSHQKSLREHLCKNAAAAVQCEVCDRVLTSRSSLKLHMQSHEPARRFKCNVCDYSTSDHNAFRRHKMTHNTNAKMYACVHCDYKSIQSVAYQKHIQQKHPQVADSYVYKCKICPYSTINKALFDIHQVKHENKNDKNEAAVENIAIETQKSCGKKNTQTTDNEPATKTKIKVKSHLLLTTPADSSMELNDICFDAVTVPA, encoded by the exons ATGGCGTCGTCAACCTCGATACATCCAGTTGTTGAGTCAGATTATCATAAAGACACTGCACCTCTGACACAATTACAACATCAACATGTACGCCGTTTCCATCATCAATCGGTGTATAACAGTTCATTTGCGTCCACAAATGATATGACACAAACGGTGGCCTCTGTACCCGGGAATGGAAATAGTGGCAATGTCAGTGCTTTTACACAAATTCCTTTTGTACAAATTCATACAACGGATGTCCAGCCACAGAGTGCATTTAACAGTACTCGATTTAGACGTAGTGCCACCAGCAGTCATGAAGAAATAAAGGCAGAGCCAATTAAGTCTGAAAATGCCGAAGGTGCCAAAGAGCGGATAAACGCGACACCAACGCCACCAGGCTCAGCGCAACAGACCAGCGAGAATAACACCACTAAAAGTTTGATTCAAAATGAGAAGGACATTTGTGCGAAAAAAAAGAAGGCAAATTTAGACGCCAGGAGTAAAAACGCAAATGTGTCAAATATTGAAGACTCAACAATATGCTCTTCGGAAGACACTTCGCATGCACTTCCCGCCATTCATAAATGTCACCATTGTGCTTTTATAAGTTTATGTGAAAGTGGGTTACAGCTTCATGTCGATGCCATGCACCAAGTTAACTTTCAAATGTGTGCAAATTCTGTAAAACGTCCATCAATTCAATGCCCAG GTTGTGAGAACGTGTTCTACGCTTTCACAGTTATGGAAATTCATTTGCGAGAAGATCATTTAATGGCAGAGCAGGATATAATAGTACTGCTACGAGCtcttaaaaataaaagccaGGTTACAGAACATACAACCTCAACcaataacttaaaaaccacGGATGAAGCATCTCCAACAGAAATTTCCATGAACGGTATGAACGGAACACAACGACGCAGTagaatttatttgaagaatgtgGAATGCTTGCGAGAACCGCATCGAGATCCTATCGAGCAGCAGGATAATCTCATTACTGATAGTCTCTTTCATTTTGAAAACGACGATTGCAATACGTTAGTAAACATTGGTAGTATAAGCATGGAGGAGCAAGATCTTATAGGTATGCTCACAAACTCCGAACCGACATATCATAACAAAAGCGGCAATAGTGACACTGAAAGGATGAGCCCTGCCGTAGATGAAAATAAGTCAAGGAATCCACCGAAACAAAAGATTTCCATTAAGAGTGTTGATGTACTCCGGGAACCTGCACTAGTGCGACGTGATTATGAGATGCAATCCTTTGATGATTTTATTAACGTCTGCAGCGATTTGAATCTGCATGTTGCTAACAACAGCGAAACGAACAACGTCGAAGTAAATGATGCAAGAGATAATCACGACaatgtacaatttaataattATCCAGTAGTGTCGAATAGAGAGCCTCTGTTGGGTACCACCAGCGATACTGTCATCGCTGATTTTGCAAATGATTACGACAAACCTAGGAGgcctaaaatatatataaaaaacgtAGATATATTGAAAGAGCCGATGACATTTTCGAACAATATAAATGCTCCTAACCTAACGGAGTCGACGAGCAATGTaatgaatttcaattttatgcAACCGACATTGCCACAAATCGCCACCTCCTATCTGGAAACGGTGGACAACCTGAATGCAACAGTACCGACATTTAATGGTGGAATGTCCCAAATACCACTTGGCACCATATCAGACCAATATCTCTTTGAGAGTGCGGGTAGTAACTTCTTGGTCAATACGACATCATCTGCCTCCGCCGACAACTACGCTTACGGCAATGAACCAAATTCAGAAAGTTTTCTAATGGAATCGAGTCGTTTCACGATAACACCGAACACGATAACACCGATAATAACTGAACCTACACCGCCTCCCCCTCCAATGGGCACATCTATGGTCAACACATCGAACTGTACGGGCGAAACACCACCAGCACATCACTCTACCGCGCTGATAAAtgtacaaaaacagaaaatttttatcaaaaacgtTGATATATTAAAAGAACCGCAGTTTCAGGAACCTCGAGGCTTGTTGCACCTGCGTACAGTCGATGAATTGAACCTAATGAACCGAAGAGAGGTTGAGAACTTAATAGCGCCTAATTTGGAGGGTAATCAGACTAATATGGCTGAAGAAGAAATCAACGatagttttacaaaattaaaaaaagcaaatggtgaatCGCAGTCGACAGTTGAAAATTGCAATGATAGCAATGCAATTGAAGCAATATCGTACGGATGCGAAGGTTTTAAGCTGAACGAATTTTCCACTCCAAATAGTTGGCATGATGACTACGATCTTGGTGAGGATATCAGGGAAATCATAACTAGCACAATGGCACCAAATTTACCAACATCACAGAAGATAATACATGACTTGGATACACCACAGGTGTCACTTATTTCCATACCGGATATGGAGGAGCTCACAGTGGCAAATGTTGGGGTAAATGGCGGTACAGTGTTAGCAGAAGGTGAAGAAACTGCATTGGCAACGGGTGTTGTACAGCAACAAAACAATACAAATTTCACCTTCGAGTGTGAAGCTTCTACTGTGGATATAATTCAAGAACCAGTTTGCAGCGCTGATAATCCGTCTGCTGATCCCGTTACGGTTTGTAATGATACCTTACCTGAGATGCAAAAAGAACACGAGCCAATGGGCGTATGCCAGTTGACAAGCACTCCGGAAGTCTTAAAACAGGAACGCCTAAATCCAGCCCCGCCTGTAGAAAAATCTGATAAAGTGCCttctcaaaaaaattacttaatcaATTTCGGCGACATTCCGCCACTCACACCAATGAGTACGGCAACATGCACAATAAATACTTCGGCAAATACGGCAACATCCATTGTTGCTACAAGTGGTTTACCGGTACCGCCACTTGTGCCAATGTTATCAACGATTCAAATGTCAAAAACTGTAACGGCTACCAATACAGGTAGCACTACATCAACGCCTGCGGAACGAGGTCGAATTTATGTGGCGAATAATCTAATGCAAGCACCAAGTGCCACCTTATTGTTGCAGACTTCAACAGCCTCGTCGATAGCTACAACAAATCAACAAggaaaacagcaaacaaaaactCCAATTGCCGTGTCGGTAATGGGAGGAACTTCGGTGCGTGGTCGACCGTTCGGTTCGAATCGTACAGGCATAACAAAGCTTCGCAAGCAACCGCTAAACGGAGATGGAGCTGGCGTCTACCTCAAGTGCACAGTTGCGGGATGTGTTTTTCGATTTAAGAAGTCGAGCACACTGGAGTATCACATGAGGTGCCATAGcaa CGATTCGTCGCCGCCGTCAAAGGCATGTCCCGAGTGCAAAGGTTCATTCACGAACTGGAATTCGTTGCATACACATCTCTGGCGTACGCATAAAATCGACATGGAATTATATAGCTGTGAATTGTGCAGCTTCAAAACTCCCATATATTCACGCCTATTGAATACACATTCCAAAATCCATTACGATGAACGCAACTATAAATGTGATCAGTGCGAGAAAGCTTTTAAGAATACCAAACAGTTAAAAAACCATCGCCGTTGGCATCGGAATCATAACAAAGCAACAtcaacatcagcaacaacaaaacgtGAACAGCCTAGAAAGGATGATGCAATTACTTCGGAAAGCCAAGATCCAGCGTCGGCAGCAGCTGCAACTACATCGGTGCCTACTCGAAATTTTCATCGTTGTAAGGACTGCGATGCAGTTTTTTCACATCAGAAATCGTTGCGCGAACACTTATGCAAAAACGCCGCCGCAGCTGTGCAGTGCGAAGTGTGCGACCGTGTACTTACTTCGCGCTCCTCCTTAAAGTTGCACATGCAGTCACACGAGCCAGCACGACGTTTCAAATGCAATGTCTGTGACTATTCGACTAGTGATCATAACGCATTTCGGCGCCACAAAATGACTCACAACACAAATGCAAAGATGTACGCCTGCGTCCACTGTGACTACAAGTCAATACAAAGTGTAGCCTATCAG AAACACATTCAACAAAAGCATCCACAAGTAGCCGATTCGTATGTATATAAGTGCAAAATCTGTCCATACTCTACCATAAATAAAGCTCTGTTCGACATACATCAAGTGAAACATGAGAATAAGAATGACAAAAATGAAGCGGCAGTGGAAAACATTGCGATTGAAACGCAAAAGTCGTGTGGCAAGAAAAACACCCAAACTACCGATAATGAGCCtgcgacaaaaacaaaaattaaagttaagAGCCATTTATTACTAACGACTCCAGCCGATTCGTCGATGGAATTAAATGACATATGTTTTGATGCTGTAACTGTACCGGCGTAG
- the LOC129240758 gene encoding uncharacterized protein LOC129240758 isoform X1 → MNEGVISGYENFFSGSGLPSDLAVEMASSTSIHPVVESDYHKDTAPLTQLQHQHVRRFHHQSVYNSSFASTNDMTQTVASVPGNGNSGNVSAFTQIPFVQIHTTDVQPQSAFNSTRFRRSATSSHEEIKAEPIKSENAEGAKERINATPTPPGSAQQTSENNTTKSLIQNEKDICAKKKKANLDARSKNANVSNIEDSTICSSEDTSHALPAIHKCHHCAFISLCESGLQLHVDAMHQVNFQMCANSVKRPSIQCPGCENVFYAFTVMEIHLREDHLMAEQDIIVLLRALKNKSQVTEHTTSTNNLKTTDEASPTEISMNGMNGTQRRSRIYLKNVECLREPHRDPIEQQDNLITDSLFHFENDDCNTLVNIGSISMEEQDLIGMLTNSEPTYHNKSGNSDTERMSPAVDENKSRNPPKQKISIKSVDVLREPALVRRDYEMQSFDDFINVCSDLNLHVANNSETNNVEVNDARDNHDNVQFNNYPVVSNREPLLGTTSDTVIADFANDYDKPRRPKIYIKNVDILKEPMTFSNNINAPNLTESTSNVMNFNFMQPTLPQIATSYLETVDNLNATVPTFNGGMSQIPLGTISDQYLFESAGSNFLVNTTSSASADNYAYGNEPNSESFLMESSRFTITPNTITPIITEPTPPPPPMGTSMVNTSNCTGETPPAHHSTALINVQKQKIFIKNVDILKEPQFQEPRGLLHLRTVDELNLMNRREVENLIAPNLEGNQTNMAEEEINDSFTKLKKANGESQSTVENCNDSNAIEAISYGCEGFKLNEFSTPNSWHDDYDLGEDIREIITSTMAPNLPTSQKIIHDLDTPQVSLISIPDMEELTVANVGVNGGTVLAEGEETALATGVVQQQNNTNFTFECEASTVDIIQEPVCSADNPSADPVTVCNDTLPEMQKEHEPMGVCQLTSTPEVLKQERLNPAPPVEKSDKVPSQKNYLINFGDIPPLTPMSTATCTINTSANTATSIVATSGLPVPPLVPMLSTIQMSKTVTATNTGSTTSTPAERGRIYVANNLMQAPSATLLLQTSTASSIATTNQQGKQQTKTPIAVSVMGGTSVRGRPFGSNRTGITKLRKQPLNGDGAGVYLKCTVAGCVFRFKKSSTLEYHMRCHSNDSSPPSKACPECKGSFTNWNSLHTHLWRTHKIDMELYSCELCSFKTPIYSRLLNTHSKIHYDERNYKCDQCEKAFKNTKQLKNHRRWHRNHNKATSTSATTKREQPRKDDAITSESQDPASAAAATTSVPTRNFHRCKDCDAVFSHQKSLREHLCKNAAAAVQCEVCDRVLTSRSSLKLHMQSHEPARRFKCNVCDYSTSDHNAFRRHKMTHNTNAKMYACVHCDYKSIQSVAYQKHIQQKHPQVADSYVYKCKICPYSTINKALFDIHQVKHENKNDKNEAAVENIAIETQKSCGKKNTQTTDNEPATKTKIKVKSHLLLTTPADSSMELNDICFDAVTVPA, encoded by the exons ATGAACGAAGGAGTAATCTCCGGTTACGAGAACTTTTTTAGTGGTTCTGGTTTG CCATCGGACTTGGCAGTGGAAATGGCGTCGTCAACCTCGATACATCCAGTTGTTGAGTCAGATTATCATAAAGACACTGCACCTCTGACACAATTACAACATCAACATGTACGCCGTTTCCATCATCAATCGGTGTATAACAGTTCATTTGCGTCCACAAATGATATGACACAAACGGTGGCCTCTGTACCCGGGAATGGAAATAGTGGCAATGTCAGTGCTTTTACACAAATTCCTTTTGTACAAATTCATACAACGGATGTCCAGCCACAGAGTGCATTTAACAGTACTCGATTTAGACGTAGTGCCACCAGCAGTCATGAAGAAATAAAGGCAGAGCCAATTAAGTCTGAAAATGCCGAAGGTGCCAAAGAGCGGATAAACGCGACACCAACGCCACCAGGCTCAGCGCAACAGACCAGCGAGAATAACACCACTAAAAGTTTGATTCAAAATGAGAAGGACATTTGTGCGAAAAAAAAGAAGGCAAATTTAGACGCCAGGAGTAAAAACGCAAATGTGTCAAATATTGAAGACTCAACAATATGCTCTTCGGAAGACACTTCGCATGCACTTCCCGCCATTCATAAATGTCACCATTGTGCTTTTATAAGTTTATGTGAAAGTGGGTTACAGCTTCATGTCGATGCCATGCACCAAGTTAACTTTCAAATGTGTGCAAATTCTGTAAAACGTCCATCAATTCAATGCCCAG GTTGTGAGAACGTGTTCTACGCTTTCACAGTTATGGAAATTCATTTGCGAGAAGATCATTTAATGGCAGAGCAGGATATAATAGTACTGCTACGAGCtcttaaaaataaaagccaGGTTACAGAACATACAACCTCAACcaataacttaaaaaccacGGATGAAGCATCTCCAACAGAAATTTCCATGAACGGTATGAACGGAACACAACGACGCAGTagaatttatttgaagaatgtgGAATGCTTGCGAGAACCGCATCGAGATCCTATCGAGCAGCAGGATAATCTCATTACTGATAGTCTCTTTCATTTTGAAAACGACGATTGCAATACGTTAGTAAACATTGGTAGTATAAGCATGGAGGAGCAAGATCTTATAGGTATGCTCACAAACTCCGAACCGACATATCATAACAAAAGCGGCAATAGTGACACTGAAAGGATGAGCCCTGCCGTAGATGAAAATAAGTCAAGGAATCCACCGAAACAAAAGATTTCCATTAAGAGTGTTGATGTACTCCGGGAACCTGCACTAGTGCGACGTGATTATGAGATGCAATCCTTTGATGATTTTATTAACGTCTGCAGCGATTTGAATCTGCATGTTGCTAACAACAGCGAAACGAACAACGTCGAAGTAAATGATGCAAGAGATAATCACGACaatgtacaatttaataattATCCAGTAGTGTCGAATAGAGAGCCTCTGTTGGGTACCACCAGCGATACTGTCATCGCTGATTTTGCAAATGATTACGACAAACCTAGGAGgcctaaaatatatataaaaaacgtAGATATATTGAAAGAGCCGATGACATTTTCGAACAATATAAATGCTCCTAACCTAACGGAGTCGACGAGCAATGTaatgaatttcaattttatgcAACCGACATTGCCACAAATCGCCACCTCCTATCTGGAAACGGTGGACAACCTGAATGCAACAGTACCGACATTTAATGGTGGAATGTCCCAAATACCACTTGGCACCATATCAGACCAATATCTCTTTGAGAGTGCGGGTAGTAACTTCTTGGTCAATACGACATCATCTGCCTCCGCCGACAACTACGCTTACGGCAATGAACCAAATTCAGAAAGTTTTCTAATGGAATCGAGTCGTTTCACGATAACACCGAACACGATAACACCGATAATAACTGAACCTACACCGCCTCCCCCTCCAATGGGCACATCTATGGTCAACACATCGAACTGTACGGGCGAAACACCACCAGCACATCACTCTACCGCGCTGATAAAtgtacaaaaacagaaaatttttatcaaaaacgtTGATATATTAAAAGAACCGCAGTTTCAGGAACCTCGAGGCTTGTTGCACCTGCGTACAGTCGATGAATTGAACCTAATGAACCGAAGAGAGGTTGAGAACTTAATAGCGCCTAATTTGGAGGGTAATCAGACTAATATGGCTGAAGAAGAAATCAACGatagttttacaaaattaaaaaaagcaaatggtgaatCGCAGTCGACAGTTGAAAATTGCAATGATAGCAATGCAATTGAAGCAATATCGTACGGATGCGAAGGTTTTAAGCTGAACGAATTTTCCACTCCAAATAGTTGGCATGATGACTACGATCTTGGTGAGGATATCAGGGAAATCATAACTAGCACAATGGCACCAAATTTACCAACATCACAGAAGATAATACATGACTTGGATACACCACAGGTGTCACTTATTTCCATACCGGATATGGAGGAGCTCACAGTGGCAAATGTTGGGGTAAATGGCGGTACAGTGTTAGCAGAAGGTGAAGAAACTGCATTGGCAACGGGTGTTGTACAGCAACAAAACAATACAAATTTCACCTTCGAGTGTGAAGCTTCTACTGTGGATATAATTCAAGAACCAGTTTGCAGCGCTGATAATCCGTCTGCTGATCCCGTTACGGTTTGTAATGATACCTTACCTGAGATGCAAAAAGAACACGAGCCAATGGGCGTATGCCAGTTGACAAGCACTCCGGAAGTCTTAAAACAGGAACGCCTAAATCCAGCCCCGCCTGTAGAAAAATCTGATAAAGTGCCttctcaaaaaaattacttaatcaATTTCGGCGACATTCCGCCACTCACACCAATGAGTACGGCAACATGCACAATAAATACTTCGGCAAATACGGCAACATCCATTGTTGCTACAAGTGGTTTACCGGTACCGCCACTTGTGCCAATGTTATCAACGATTCAAATGTCAAAAACTGTAACGGCTACCAATACAGGTAGCACTACATCAACGCCTGCGGAACGAGGTCGAATTTATGTGGCGAATAATCTAATGCAAGCACCAAGTGCCACCTTATTGTTGCAGACTTCAACAGCCTCGTCGATAGCTACAACAAATCAACAAggaaaacagcaaacaaaaactCCAATTGCCGTGTCGGTAATGGGAGGAACTTCGGTGCGTGGTCGACCGTTCGGTTCGAATCGTACAGGCATAACAAAGCTTCGCAAGCAACCGCTAAACGGAGATGGAGCTGGCGTCTACCTCAAGTGCACAGTTGCGGGATGTGTTTTTCGATTTAAGAAGTCGAGCACACTGGAGTATCACATGAGGTGCCATAGcaa CGATTCGTCGCCGCCGTCAAAGGCATGTCCCGAGTGCAAAGGTTCATTCACGAACTGGAATTCGTTGCATACACATCTCTGGCGTACGCATAAAATCGACATGGAATTATATAGCTGTGAATTGTGCAGCTTCAAAACTCCCATATATTCACGCCTATTGAATACACATTCCAAAATCCATTACGATGAACGCAACTATAAATGTGATCAGTGCGAGAAAGCTTTTAAGAATACCAAACAGTTAAAAAACCATCGCCGTTGGCATCGGAATCATAACAAAGCAACAtcaacatcagcaacaacaaaacgtGAACAGCCTAGAAAGGATGATGCAATTACTTCGGAAAGCCAAGATCCAGCGTCGGCAGCAGCTGCAACTACATCGGTGCCTACTCGAAATTTTCATCGTTGTAAGGACTGCGATGCAGTTTTTTCACATCAGAAATCGTTGCGCGAACACTTATGCAAAAACGCCGCCGCAGCTGTGCAGTGCGAAGTGTGCGACCGTGTACTTACTTCGCGCTCCTCCTTAAAGTTGCACATGCAGTCACACGAGCCAGCACGACGTTTCAAATGCAATGTCTGTGACTATTCGACTAGTGATCATAACGCATTTCGGCGCCACAAAATGACTCACAACACAAATGCAAAGATGTACGCCTGCGTCCACTGTGACTACAAGTCAATACAAAGTGTAGCCTATCAG AAACACATTCAACAAAAGCATCCACAAGTAGCCGATTCGTATGTATATAAGTGCAAAATCTGTCCATACTCTACCATAAATAAAGCTCTGTTCGACATACATCAAGTGAAACATGAGAATAAGAATGACAAAAATGAAGCGGCAGTGGAAAACATTGCGATTGAAACGCAAAAGTCGTGTGGCAAGAAAAACACCCAAACTACCGATAATGAGCCtgcgacaaaaacaaaaattaaagttaagAGCCATTTATTACTAACGACTCCAGCCGATTCGTCGATGGAATTAAATGACATATGTTTTGATGCTGTAACTGTACCGGCGTAG
- the LOC129242850 gene encoding cell division cycle 5-like protein, whose protein sequence is MPRIMIKGGVWRNTEDEILKAAVMKYGKNQWSRIASLLHRKSAKQCKARWYEWLDPSIKKTEWSREEDEKLLHLAKLMPTQWRTIAPIIGRTAAQCLERYEYLLDQAQRKEDGEDGGDDPRKLKPGEIDPNPETKPARPDPKDMDEDELEMLSEARARLANTQGKKAKRKAREKQLEEARRLAALQKRRELRAAGIGSGNRKRIKGIDYNAEIPFEKRPAIGFYDTADENVEKLGPDFNKMRQQDLDGELRSEKEERERKKDKQKLKERKDSDMPLAMLQNLEPERKRSKLVLPQPQISDQELQQVVKLGRASEIAKEVAGESGVETTDALLADYSITPQVTSTPRTPAPFTDRIMQEAQNMMALTHVDTPLKGGVNTPLHESDFSGVLPKSATIATPNTVIATPFRTQRGGEAGTPGFATPASSALVPLGKTPHVGVGQTPTLVRDKLSINPEENLNVGDTPAIYKNYQKQLKSTLREGLATLPTPRNDYEIVVPEHDDQEPAETTSVNVVEDQADVDAREIAEENARRQRELEKRSQAIQRQLPRPTEVNTKILRPQSEKQNLTDMQKSEELIKHEMITMLLYDSVKDPVPGQSQNKIEQLQNYFKANPYEEFKKPDLEKSANLIKDEMEVVKEGMGHGDLPMDVYSQVWQECLGQVLYLPSQNRYTRANLASKKDRLESAEKQLEQNRRHMAKEAKRCAKIEKKLKILTGGYQARAQAMIKQLQDTYDQIEQNSLALSTFKFLAEQEAVAIPRRLESLQEDVRRQMEREKELQQKYAKLLEELEQMHQELDAYKISEESNGIST, encoded by the exons ATGCCGCGAATAATGATAAAAGGAGGTGTATGGAGAAACACCGAG GATGAAATTCTTAAAGCGGCGGTAatgaaatatggcaaaaatcaGTGGTCACGTATTGCGTCACTTTTGCATCGTAAATCCGCCAAGCAATGTAAAGCCCGTTGGTACGAGTGGCTAGATCCCAGCATTAAAAAGACGGAATGGTCACGGGAAGAAGATGAAAAGTTATTACACTTGGCCAAATTAATGCCAACTCAATGGCGTACAATTGCGCCAATTATTGGTCGAACTGCGGCCCAGTGCTTGGAGCGCTACGAATATCTGCT TGACCAAGCTCAACGCAAGGAAGATGGAGAGGATGGCGGTGACGATCCACGTAAATTAAAACCAGGCGAAATAGATCCGAATCCAGAAACAAAACCAGCGCGTCCGGATCCGAAAGACATGGATGAAGATG AATTGGAAATGCTGTCCGAAGCGCGTGCACGTCTTGCCAATACTCAAGGTAAAAAGGCTAAGCGTAAAGCACGAGAAAAACAATTAGAGGAGGCTCGACGTTTAGCAGCTTTGCAGAAGCGTAGAGAACTGCGTGCTGCGGGTATTGGCAGCGGCAACCGGAAACGTATCAAAGGCATAGATTACAATGCGGAGATTCCATTCGAAAAGCGTCCAGCTATTGGTTTCTATGATACAGCGGACGAGAATGTGGAGAAACTTGGACCGGACTTTAATAAGATGCGTCAACAAGATCTTGATGGTGAATTGCGTTCGGAAAAAGAAGAACGCGAACGAAAAAAAGATAAGCAAAAGTTGAAGGAGCGAAAAGATAGCGATATGCCATTGGCCATGCTGCAAAACTTAGAACCCGAAAGGAAACGCTCGAAATTGGTTCTACCTCAGCCACAAATTTCGGATCAGGAATTGCAACAGGTTGTCAAACTAGGACGTGCTAGTGAAATAGCTAAAGAGGTGGCAGGTGAAAGTGGTGTCGAGACGACAGATGCGCTCTTAGCCGATTACTCCATAACACCGCAAGTTACATCGACACCACGCACTCCCGCACCTTTTACTGACCGCATTATGCAGGAGGCACAAAACATGATGGCACTCACGCACGTGGATACCCCATTAAAAGGCGGAGTTAATACTCCTCTGCACGAATCTGATTTCTCGGGAGTTCTACCAAAGTCTGCAACAATTGCAACACCCAATACAGTAATTGCAACACCATTTAG AACACAACGAGGAGGCGAAGCCGGAACACCTGGATTTGCAACACCAGCATCTAGTGCACTTGTGCCTCTGGGCAAAACGCCACATGTTGGCGTAGGACAAACACCCACATTAGTGCGTGATAAATTAAGCATCAACCCGGAGGAAAATTTAAATGTCGGCGATACACCAGCAATTTATAAGAACTATCAAAAGCAATTGAAAAGCACACTACGCGAAGGTTTGGCAACACTGCCTACACCACGCAATGATTACGAAATTGTTGTACCAGAGCATGACGATCAGGAACCCGCTGAAACGACTTCAGTAAACGTAGTCGAGGATCAAGCTGATGTCGACGCACGTGAAATCGCCGAAGAGAATGCCAGGCGCCAGCGTGAATTGGAAAAACGTTCACAGGCAATTCAGCGCCAACTGCCGCGCCCAACTGAAGTTAACACAAAGATTTTACGACCTCAATCTGAGAAACAAAATCTTACCGATATGCAAAAGTCCGAAGAGCTGATCAAACATGAAATGATCACAATGCTTTTATATGACTCAGTAAAAGATCCAGTGCCGGGACAatcgcaaaataaaattgaacaGCTACAAAATTACTTCAAAGCAAATCCATATGAAGAATTCAAGAAACCCGATTTAGAGAAGTCAGCAAACCTAATCAAGGATGAAATGGAAGTTGTTAAAGAGGGTATGGGACACGGAGATTTGCCGATGGATGTATATTCTCAAGTGTGGCAAGAATGTTTGGGTCAAGTGCTCTACTTACCATCACAAAACCGCTATACACGCGCCAATTTGGCGAGCAAAAAAGATCGTTTGGAATCGGCCGAGAAACAATTGGAGCAAAATCGACGCCATATGGCTAAGGAAGCGAAACGTTGCGCCAAAATCGAGAAGAAACTGAAAATTCTAACTGGCGGCTATCAAGCAAGGGCGCAAGCAATGATCAAACAATTGCAAGACACGTACGATCAAATCGAACAAAATTCATTGGCTCTGTCAACATTTAAATTTCTGGCTGAACAAGAAGCAGTCGCCATACCGAGACGTTTAGAG TCATTACAAGAGGATGTGCGGCGGCAAATGGAGCGAGAAAAGGAATTACAACAGAAATATGCTAAACTGCTTGAAGAACTTGAACAGATGCATCAGGAATTAGACGCATACAAAATCAGTGAAGAAAGTAATGGAATTTCAACATGA